From the Paenibacillus sp. FSL H8-0548 genome, one window contains:
- a CDS encoding spore germination protein gives MTARMDESTQKPIYLDEHKLRSWFANAEDVHVFTHMFGSPSAAVQGIFIYCNGMTDIAIINDVILPELDKVFEQTSFKRREDVQRSANLQWNAHDSNSQLIDRKKLASFVFEGFMIFCLPSLQMLWTVDIANLPSREPNESTSEVSIRGPKDGFVEHISVNIALIRKRLRTDTLACQYFTIGSRTLTKTALLYIEDIADTETIKLVRHKLSSIDVEKLISTGQLEELLSPSPIMLFPLTDYTGRPDFAVDCLMNGRFIILVDGNPTCIIAPINLFLLMKSPEDAYFPPLSVNIGRILRFAGLLTTIFLPGFYIALTVFHTDQIPFPLLATISSGRHGLPMESSLEMFFIMCLMELFREAGVRLPSSIGQTLTVVGGLIIGDAAIRAGMISPLMIVVTAITVVSSSTLVNQVLTSTTILLRFASFFMAATLGMYGFILSIILFVIYLSSIQSFGIPYLAPLSPLNLRQLVVSLLKIPFRWNKRRPDYLHTQKPRKDGSRP, from the coding sequence ATGACAGCAAGGATGGATGAATCTACCCAAAAACCTATCTATTTGGATGAACATAAGCTCCGCAGCTGGTTTGCTAATGCTGAGGATGTACATGTCTTTACACATATGTTCGGCTCGCCGTCCGCAGCTGTTCAAGGCATATTTATCTATTGCAACGGAATGACAGATATTGCGATTATTAATGATGTCATTCTGCCCGAGCTGGACAAGGTATTTGAGCAAACCAGCTTCAAACGACGGGAGGATGTACAGCGCAGCGCTAATTTGCAATGGAACGCCCATGATTCAAATAGTCAGCTGATCGACCGCAAAAAGCTTGCTTCCTTTGTCTTTGAAGGTTTTATGATCTTCTGTTTGCCATCCCTTCAAATGCTATGGACCGTAGATATTGCTAATCTTCCTAGCCGTGAGCCTAATGAATCAACTTCGGAGGTATCGATACGCGGTCCAAAGGACGGCTTTGTTGAGCATATCTCAGTTAACATTGCACTTATCCGAAAACGGCTTCGCACCGACACATTAGCCTGTCAATATTTCACGATCGGTTCTAGAACCTTAACCAAGACAGCGCTGCTCTACATTGAAGATATTGCTGATACCGAGACGATTAAACTTGTTCGACATAAGCTCTCTAGCATCGATGTAGAGAAGCTTATTTCAACTGGACAGCTTGAGGAGCTGCTCTCTCCCTCGCCTATCATGTTATTTCCTCTTACCGATTACACTGGACGGCCAGATTTTGCAGTCGATTGCCTGATGAACGGTCGTTTTATCATTTTAGTGGATGGAAATCCGACCTGCATCATTGCACCAATTAACTTATTTTTGCTTATGAAATCACCGGAAGACGCCTATTTCCCCCCATTGTCCGTTAACATTGGACGCATCCTGCGTTTTGCCGGATTGCTGACAACTATTTTTTTGCCAGGCTTTTATATCGCGCTTACGGTTTTTCATACGGATCAAATACCATTCCCTCTGCTCGCGACCATATCATCGGGGAGACATGGACTACCGATGGAGTCCTCACTTGAGATGTTTTTTATTATGTGCTTGATGGAGCTGTTCCGAGAGGCTGGCGTGCGCCTACCAAGCTCAATTGGGCAAACACTGACGGTTGTGGGGGGGCTAATTATTGGTGATGCCGCTATTCGAGCTGGCATGATTTCTCCCTTAATGATTGTTGTTACAGCGATAACCGTTGTCAGCAGCTCCACACTGGTCAATCAAGTCCTTACAAGCACAACCATATTACTACGTTTTGCCTCTTTCTTTATGGCAGCTACGCTTGGAATGTACGGGTTTATTTTATCGATCATTTTATTTGTGATTTATTTATCCTCCATACAATCATTCGGCATTCCCTACTTGGCACCCTTGTCGCCACTTAATTTGAGGCAGCTTGTCGTTTCCCTATTAAAAATTCCTTTTCGGTGGAACAAGCGCAGGCCTGATTACCTACATACGCAAAAACCCAGAAAGGATGGGAGCCGCCCATGA